A stretch of the Candidatus Aenigmatarchaeota archaeon genome encodes the following:
- a CDS encoding low molecular weight phosphatase family protein: MKVLFVCRGNVGRSQMAAELFTKCTGIKADSAGTLVEAPGSTLQDLWNISPGVEPIVRFMKEEGCDATKNVRRQITPEMASGYDRIIVMAEMETVPDYLRENKATEFWEVEDPKGMDDEGYRKVIADIKRKIGEFVERNKLPVVCDFK, translated from the coding sequence ATGAAAGTCCTTTTTGTCTGCAGGGGAAACGTGGGCCGAAGCCAGATGGCAGCAGAGCTTTTTACGAAATGCACTGGAATCAAGGCGGACTCTGCTGGAACTTTAGTGGAGGCGCCGGGAAGCACGCTTCAGGACTTGTGGAACATCAGCCCCGGAGTAGAGCCGATTGTCCGGTTTATGAAAGAGGAGGGGTGTGATGCCACGAAAAATGTCCGGCGCCAGATAACTCCCGAAATGGCTTCGGGTTACGACAGGATTATCGTGATGGCTGAAATGGAAACGGTTCCTGATTACCTCAGGGAAAACAAAGCAACTGAGTTCTGGGAAGTTGAAGACCCCAAGGGCATGGATGACGAGGGCTACAGGAAAGTTATTGCAGACATTAAGCGGAAGATTGGTGAGTTTGTTGAGAGGAATAAGCTTCCGGTTGTCTGTGATTTCAAGTAG
- a CDS encoding DUF1653 domain-containing protein, with the protein MEVKPGRYRHYKGNFYEVLGTGRHSETLEEVVIYQAEYDSKEFGNNAIWVRPKEMFLELVEVNGKKVPRFEFVG; encoded by the coding sequence ATGGAAGTAAAGCCTGGGAGATATCGACATTACAAGGGCAATTTTTATGAGGTTCTGGGAACCGGGCGCCACAGCGAAACCTTAGAGGAAGTTGTCATCTACCAGGCAGAATATGACTCGAAGGAATTTGGCAATAATGCAATATGGGTGAGGCCAAAGGAGATGTTTCTGGAGCTTGTTGAGGTTAATGGAAAGAAGGTGCCGAGGTTTGAGTTTGTTGGCTAA
- a CDS encoding AAA family ATPase, with the protein MITSVKILEGFEATQNVGYGKREGYHLDAFEIGHVLDTNSNLVVLIGDNGSGKTTFLRKLHSQEHNSFWERHLKDSSALLKSPYFEISHSNEKNQPPIWYSEEKQPLDGDSIESQIRLRGGRDNTKNDHLKTYSSGQYSIYQLDTLFRELKRKSHMTYLFDQPEDGISMFRRQALVDAFSNCAFGGGVQIFVATHEPRFLNVEGAKIINLEDKPAQSYEGGKFDITRYMKPMESLSQGLFP; encoded by the coding sequence ATGATAACTAGCGTAAAGATTCTGGAAGGCTTTGAAGCTACCCAAAATGTGGGGTATGGAAAGCGGGAAGGATATCACCTAGATGCTTTTGAGATAGGACATGTGCTAGACACCAATAGCAATTTAGTGGTTTTGATTGGTGACAACGGAAGTGGAAAGACCACCTTCCTGAGAAAGCTCCATTCACAAGAACATAACTCTTTTTGGGAGAGACATCTGAAAGATTCCTCAGCATTACTCAAAAGTCCTTATTTTGAAATTAGTCACAGTAATGAGAAGAATCAGCCGCCTATATGGTACAGCGAAGAAAAACAGCCCCTGGATGGTGATTCTATTGAGTCGCAAATAAGACTTAGGGGTGGCAGGGATAATACAAAGAATGATCACCTGAAGACCTACTCTTCCGGACAGTATTCCATATATCAACTAGACACCCTTTTTAGAGAACTAAAGAGAAAGTCCCATATGACCTATCTCTTTGACCAGCCGGAAGACGGAATTTCTATGTTTAGAAGGCAGGCCTTGGTCGATGCCTTTTCAAATTGTGCATTTGGAGGGGGCGTGCAGATATTTGTTGCGACACATGAGCCAAGATTTCTGAATGTAGAAGGAGCAAAAATCATAAACCTTGAAGACAAGCCCGCACAGTCCTATGAAGGAGGGAAATTTGACATAACCCGATATATGAAACCTATGGAGAGCTTGAGTCAAGGGTTATTTCCATAA